The nucleotide window GCAAAACTCAAACTACTAAACAGGGAAACAAAATTTAATAAATCCCTAGAAATTAAACGTTGAAACCCTTTAATCTACCTAGTCACATGGATAGCTTAACTTTAAACATGCTCTTCTCAATAGCACTTATACAAAGCTGGCCTATACAACAAGCCCTTTCAATGCATATTTGATACCCCCACAGTGAACTACCAAGCTAACATTACTACAGCAAACCATATCCAGAACGAGTGGAAAGGAGTATAAGGAAATTAAACGAAGCTAAACAATTTCGAAGGTGCGAAAAAATTGAATAACAACTACATCAATGTAAGTCTCCATTCAAATGAACCAATCTTCATATTCATCCATTTTCATACATGGAAAGATGAGATGAGTACCTGAAATTCGAAAACAAAGAATAGAAAAGGGAAGATCAGCAACAGAGCAGTAGGGAATCTGCAGCAGAAACCAAACAGATTCAACTATTAAACCCAGGAAATCAACTCAAATCCAATGAAAGGTTAACCCTCAAACAGCTTGAATCAGAACTAATCAGCAACCAAACATCAATTCATTTTTTGAGTATCAGAATGAGAGCTTCTGTTTttcagaaaggaaaaaaaatcactGAAATTGCCAATAGAAATTTCTAGCCGTTTTTGTAATTTTCTGGAATTATCTCTCTAAAATCTACCTTCTAAGGCAAGAAatggtgcctttataggcaaacAAATATGGCAGTCTAGACAATTTAGTATTTACCCCTTTAGTCcctttttaattcttattttgCTACCTAATCCCTAAAATTCTGACTTGCTTGCCAAGTTAAACCATCCCACTCCTGAAATTCAGTTAAAACCCCTACTAGAAGCTTCCCATTCTGTTGTGAAAAAGATTTTCCAACCTAAACTACCCAAACTACCCCTCAACACCCTATTTATTACCCCTTAAACCAAAACGAAAATGGGCCAAGAGTGACGCAAAGCTGAACTAAATCCAGGCCCGCTCCTAAACCAATGAGCCAGTGAAGGCAACCCAAACCAACAAAACACTCAAATCCTGAACACAATAGAACTTAACCAGACGGACCAATTTACTAACTTCAATTAATTTTATACTACCATAGCATGAATTAGGCTATTATATTGAAAAGACCTAATTAAAATAACTTGTGAgactaaacaaaagtaaatagaAATTCAAGCATGTCGCTAATCACTTTGCTCAAATTCAGTCAAAGTTGGGAAAATTAACTAAAGGAGAGAGGCAAGAGATGAAGTAGACAAACACGGATAGAACGAagtaagaaaaaaaaggagattaATCACAGacacaaaagaaaataaatacctTCTACAATTCGGACCAAGAAGAAAGCAATTCGAATCTCCAAATCCTTGGGTTCTTGGTCCAATCTGACATTAATTGCATGTTCTCATAGAGAACAAGCAAATAAAAATCATTTTGGATCGATATCGTCCGCATAATCTTGATTTTGACCTTTAGGGTTCAACTTGTGATTTGAGATTCGAAGAGTTTGAAGGTGATTTGAGAGCCAAGAGTTTGAGATTGGGGAAGAAGGGACTAtaggggttctggggtgttattttggggttGAACGGAGGCGGCGGCGTCGGTTGAGGCGATGGAAAAATAGGGCGGCGGATTAGGGTTCGGATCTTCTGAGCCAGATTCGAGAAACTCAGGTGTGATTTGCGGGAAAAGGGGTGTGGATTTGGACTGAGGAGAAGGAGAGGGAGCTAGGGTGTAAATTTGGTGGCCATCGGAGACTTACCGCCGCCGTagggcgatttccggcggcggtGCACGACGAGGTTACGTTGGGGGGTCTCTGAGATGGTGAGAGACGAAGAGAGGGGGGATCTGAGAGGGGCGGGGTCCGTTCGGACATTTATATATTATCAGGATCCATGGTTCCTAGCCGTTGGATCTAAAgaagatcaacggctgggattcaAGCTCGTCGAAACGGGGTCGTCTGGTTTTAGGAGGCTGGACCGGGTTAAGGGCGGGTTTGGGTCAGGTGGGCGGGTATGAGGAAATGGTTTTGGGCCTGTACATAATTCAACTGAGGGCAGCCCAAATTTGGGTCTTCTCCCaacttttcatttttcctttcttttgatttttcttctttttcttttctaatttcttttaaaaattaaaaataaaacctaaattaattcctaatcaaattatcctatcatattgaattaactaactctaatgctcgccaccactaattaaatgccaaatcaaAGGAAACCAACAAAAATTCGACAAATTACAATTAAAGTGTAAAAATGAACTATTTGTgtgattttttctcatttttataaaacactaaattactaattaattcaaaactacaaaattaaatcctaaatgcaaatgcaacgtatttttatatttttcattaattaaaatgcaccaacaaaaatgccaacaattaacagaaaatgccacgaaaatcctcaaaattgcaaacactgaaagaaattattttgttttgaatttatgggagtaattcatgtagggcaaaaatcacgtgctcacaaaggGGTGATGGGGTTACGAACCGCGAAGAGAACAGTGGCAACAACAGCCTGAACAACCTGTTGAAGAAGAACCCCTTTAACAACCTCTTTCTTTATAATCAAATTCTTCTCATTCTTATCTTTCGTGGTATGCAACCTATAATTCTCCATACCCCCAAGCATACAATACAATCCTGAATATACCCAATACACCACTATTGGCGAAATTGTCCCCAACAATTTATCTGACACACCATATAATCCTTGATTAAGTGGCTGCAACACAACTAGAGAAAGTTCAAGTACTATTTTGAGATAACCCGCTTTACCTTTAAATCTTGTCCTTTAATTAATAAAGATGAATATTATGAATTGTTGTTCCGACCGGCAACTACCATGCCCTTAATTCTACAAAGGAATAAAATCTACTAGAGAATGCTCAAGGAAAATTCAAAGTTACCATTACACCATCTTCTCTTATAATTAAATTCTTGCATTTCTTTTGATATCTGTTCGTATGGATGGGATAGTAGTGGTCGATATGTTAATTTCAATGTCGGAAAAATTGTGATAAACTCGGAGTCAAGTTACGATGCATTACTTTCAGCCATTACAGAGCATCTATCAATTGATATACAattacaactttcatacattatttatatccagttatatacaactacaatatcataccacttaaatacaatttttatacaaattttatacgatatgtcttttgtatattttgtatctgatttatacataatgaaaataaatttcatacaacaaattttattttatacaacttatctacaatttatctacaattgtcatacattatttctatccagttatatacaactacaatatcataccacgtaaatataaattttatacaatgtcttttgtatattttgtatctgatttatacatagtaaaaataaatttcatacaacttatctataattttcatacattatttctgctcagttatatacaactacaatatcatacaacttaaatataatttttatacaatattattcaactttcatacaatagttaaataataaaaatagatatAAACAATAGAATACAATTCTTCTATAATTTTAGtataatttcgtaagtataatgtatgtcatgtcttcttcctcttcgagtttcaatctgaaattcagccaaaatcaagtctacccagttaaatacaactacaataacatataatttaaatacaaactttatacaacatgtcttttgtatattttgtatctgatttatacatagtaaaaataaattttatacaactaattatatattatacaacttatctacaactttcatacattatttctacctagTTATATACagctacaatatcatacaacttaaatataatttttatataatttttatacaatatgtctttgtatatattttgtatttgatttgtatatatataaacaacagaatataatttttctacaatttctgcaatatcatgtatgtcatgtcttcttcttattcttcttcttcgagtttcaatctgaaattcagccaaaaccaagtctaatcttcaccaaaacccctcaaaattgagatataaactccaaaccatattcccaattatttgcaacaacacacaatccaaacaaataatgatttttgaaaacccaaattcaaattcaaagcttcaaagctttttaatgactgtcagtggtggaattgctgctctcttttcctttgctttatattactgaaatgtgggattgagagatagagaaaGACGTAGaaagaattctcaattctttgcaataacatccaatccaaacaaacaatgttttttgaaaacccaaattcgaattcaaagcttcaaagctttttaattgTTGTCAATGGTGGAGGGGTTACAGCTTTTTACTGGTTTTAGAAGAGGAAATAGTGGGTGATTGAAGAGGAAATCGTGGAGTGTGGTTTGATACATGGGTGAGGGGGTGGGAATTGGAGAGAGAAACTTGGGGAGAGTGGAAATATACGGTAGAGTTAAATTAGGAGACTAATTAATACcattaaaacccctaaaatatacATAAATGGTAATTAGATATATAAAaggtaattatattaaaagttaagcATGGAGGGTAATATAGCTTACTATatggcataggaatgtaaaaatctcaaaatttatgTTTCTAATGCAGAAAATGATTATGGGCTTTAATGCTTAAAAGTTTTCTTCCTAACGCTCTTCACTATTAAAATATTTTGTACGTaaaaaaattatctattttgtATTAAATATGTGTATTAGTAAATCAAATATCCTTCATAGCAAGTATGTTATTTTGTACTTTTAGTTAGGATTATTtacttattagttattatttttacaatcatctataatttattttttgtttattgaATTATGATATTTTTTTGCCTTTTCTTCCTTTAAATGCCGTTTGCTAgcattttattttttcctttggaAAAAGATACTGCAAAATAACGTATCATTGTATTAGTTTTATTTAACATATTGATAGTTTGATTTATAACAATAGTTGTGCTTATATTTATATTGAAAATCTTTTGACGAACCCATTTACTGAAATCTTTTATTATTCATTCCTttaaaataatgaattttcttgctcAAAATTCTGGACCCGTCATTGCATTAGCGTGTTGTACTATGGATTTCAATAACAAGAAGATCTCCATGAAACTAAAGTCGAATGCCGGCAGAGAAAAGTGAAGAGGAGATTGAAGACTACaactttgagtcattttcttgcaaatataaaatatatgtacATTTAATCGTATTCTTATATTATCTTGATTTATTTAATAGTATTCACAATATGCATTGGGGACAAATGCGACAACTCCAAAAGTTACGCATTTGCTGCCTGCCTATCGTTTAAGTAGCACCAGTGAGATCCAACTAAGGCAAGGGAACTTCGTGCCGCAACTCCTCCACTCGCTACTAGTATATTTAATTTTatatcaaaaattaaaataaagaaaaaagtcaAAAGTTTGAGCGGAAAATGCCCAAAtaaaaaatctaaattttttAAAGATATCATATACAATACAAACAGTATatcaaaaatacataaaacataAATCTATCCAAGCATCAAGCCACAATATAAATCAAGTTGTTCAATAAAATCTATGCCCTAAATTCAGTATATCAAACAGTCACCTCTCCTTAAATTAATAAACTTATATAAACCATTTCTTTTAGAGTCCTGCAGCTCATCATCAATGTTACTTTCATCACTATCAGAGTTTGATTTAATGCTTCCAAACCTTTGTATTCTTGTAACTTTTTCTCTTAAACTTCTAAGAAGTGTGTCCACTTTTTTAAAAACTTCTAGATCACATTTCTTCTTCAATATGTTTCATCACATTAGACGCTATTTTAAGGATTTTTTATCTTACTGCAGGTACATCATCCAATATGGACATCTACAAATTTACAGGTCGGGTGATTTCGTGCCTAACGTTctcatagatatatatatatagttaatgAGAAGGACGTAGacctatgtgagaatggctcaaACATGCCAgtaaaaagaatagaaaaaataTGTTGAGCTAATTACGCAAAAAAAATATTGTCGACCCATCAAAGAATATGTTGATAAAATGGGCACAGGTTTTAACTTATATTTTTTTACATACTCCTCTTATGAAGTGATGTTAGAAAGGTTTAAGCAAGTCATATATGGGCTATACTTTGTAAGAATATTTTAAACTGTGAGTGTACTTTGTAAAAATACGGAAAAGGGTCAAAAATACTTCTAATATATGAAAAATGACTCATAAATACTCTCCTTCCATCTTTTGGTTTAAAAATACCTTCAATCTTTATTTTCGGCTCATGAATACCCTTTAAACTAACGGCGTAAATTTGGGTCAAATTTGTCTCTTTACAAATAGCCACGTGGCGTATTATGATTTGCCACATTTTTttattcagaattaaattaaaattcgCCCATTTTTTAAACCTCCCCGTCTCTTTTCTTACTTAGATTATgttaggggtgggcatatatccattaattctttattgggttatcggtattgggttattgggttaacggttcggtaacgggttaaaattttttttattgggttatcggttcgggctcggtttgcatttttgttattgggtaaaaaccgataacccaataagaatgaTATAATTTACcctttacccttaagtatatactaGGGTTATTTATTTTCCGAATTCCCTCTTCACTCTTCAGTGTTCAGTCGTTTGTCTCTCAGTTCTCATTCTTGTTTCCGTCGCAGCCCCCAAGAGTCAAGACGCAAGACTCACTAGCAGTTCTCCGCCAGACATCAGGAGGTACTGCACAGAAGTGGGAGCGTGCTTTTGTTAAGAAACAACAAAAGTTGGCAGTTTACACGTTCTGGCAGtttgatttctttgttttatatattgcaaatttttttagttgttttatcttatcgggtaaatcgataaccgaaccgataacgatatataaccgataaccgataactaatatcttatcggtttggttatcgggttatgatatttgtaaaccgataaccgataggcaaaaccgataatgttcaaaaccgaaccgaactgaccgatgcccacccctGGATTATGTTCAACAAAATTTCCATTCccaactaatatacatacatggTAACGAAATTTTATAGTCTTAGGTCGCTCAGAAACCAAGAAAGATTAAGGCAAATTTTCATGCCGAATTGGTAAAGCGGATAGGAGCCAAGAAAGAACAAAGTGAAAAGATCCCAGCATTTACATGAAAGTTACATTTTTGGATCACAACAAATTCAATTTGcagaaagaagaaagtgaaaagaTTAAGGCATTCAAGAAGCACAAGTTTGTTGCCTGGAAAATCCACAAGGTCACAAACGGAAATATTCGGCCTTTCACTGCCCTTCCCGTTTCCACTCTGTTTTTTAAGCTCATAATTTGCCCTCCttaccaacaaaaccaacagGACAGAGCATTGAGATAGAGTACTGGTCTAGGGAGCACCAACTCTATATGTTTTACTTTTGCATGCACTTTGGGATTAAAAAACAGTGAAGATTGCAGTCGTAGTGAGGATGAAGAAGCAGGGGTTTAAGGTTAAAAGAAACGGGTCAGGAGTGGGGCGGGTTTATAAGTTGGGTGGATTTcaatttaattataaaattgtGGCAAATCATAATACGCCATGTGGCTATTTTAAAGAGCCAAATTTGACCCAGGTTTACTCTGTCAGTTTGAGGGGCCTCCATGAGCCAAAAATAAAGATCTAAGCGTATTTTTAGACCAAAAGTTGGAAGGAGGATATTCGTGAGTCATTCCATTTTTCATATGTTAGGGCTAGTTTTGGCCCTTTTTCGATAAAAATATTGTCGGTTGCAGTTGTAAGGATGATAAAGCAAGAAAatttctaaagaaaatatttgtaaCATTAACTCTTAAAAGCTGATACAAAGTCTTTTAGAATAAATTACTGACCTTCTTTTATCTGCTTTTGGGTAGATTTGAGGTCAAATATATGGGTTTAACTTTAATTTAAGGTGGGTTGGGGCAGCAtgggaaattttatgatttgttGTAGAGGTTCGTTCATTGCTATGTTCTTGGTGTTTCCTATGTGATCTCACTAGAccaattatttaattttcatgTTTCTTTGTTTTGTCCTCCCTTAGAATGCTGTAAGGTTTTGATATGTTTACTTTAATTTTGTAAGGTTCGATGGATACTCAATCCACCAGGCAGCTTGAAGTACCGTTTCTAATTAGAGAAGTAGTTCCAAACACAAGGAACTGAAAAGTAGCTGAGGAAAAGGGAAGGGCAAAGCAGTCGAAACAGTAGAGTCGAAATCTTTCAACGCGTTAGATGATGATATCTTTATAAGGGTATGATATTATGGGTGGAGATCCCCTCCATTGATAATATGTCCATTATTGCTCAATATTTGTGTCATGTGTCTACCCAATCAATTCAAGGCTGAGATTAAATAGGTCACTAAACAATTAAAAATGGTAATACAATTtcatataaataaaataacaaaaagttTACTGCTAACGAAGTCAGTCTAGTTTCACCTTACTTGCACTTTTCTCTCACTCAACACAACATGCAGGCCCCACCATGATATGTAAAATGATCTCCATAAAATAAGTgtaagaaaagtaaaagaaaattaaagtGGCGGGAATTCATCTTACCAATTATTTAACCGCCAAAAAACAGTCCATCATCTCATTCCTTTTATAAAAGATTATGAATAAGAAATCAAAGATCGGCATTTATCTTTCTAACTAATTATATATTGTAGATTTATAAGAATATTGCCTTCTATTCTTTTCCTAAGAAACCAGAAGCGTCATTGTTATTAAGATCAACTTCGTAACAGTTGAAGAATTTTTGAAAGACAAGGTTCTACTCTTTTTTTTACTAGACTTATTTAGTCTTATTAAATTTGATTAATTAAGGTACTGTACTTATTTTATATTCTTTGGAAGATGCATTATATCTATTCTAgtataatattttttccattacATATTAGAATTCAAATGCAACAagtttaaataaattttttttaataaatttataaCAAGTTTATATATTTCTAGTTAAACTATTCAAAACTTAATGATGTTTATATGTTTTGTATTCTTTTTCCTTTGAAGTATAATGGACAATTTTGGAGAAAGCAAGTGTGAAGCTACTGCCGAAGAAGTTTTACAAAATAATTTTCAAGGGTCAATAGATCGTGAGCCTGCGCTTGGTCTTGAGTTTGACGACGATGAGAGTGCATTTAATTTTTACAATGAGTATGCAAGAAGGATTGGTTTTAGTGTTCACAAAGAGTACGTGAACATAAATAACAAATTGGGTTATGTAACATCACAAAAAGCTTACATGTTTCAAGGAGGTTTCCGTGGAGATGATAGACGAAAATATCAAGCTAAAAATTCACGAAAAGAGACTAGAAAAGGATACCAAGCTCATATTGTTGTTACTCGCCAATTTGTTGGAAAGTACCATATTACTAAGGTTGAGTTAGAACATAACCATCCTCTCGTTCCACCGACAATGATTCACATGTTGTCATCTCACAGAAATTTGAACGACGTACAAACTCATGAAATCGATTTGGCGGAGGATGCTGGATTATTTTCTAAAGGAACTTTTGATTTTATGAGTTTTCAAGCTGGTGGCAGAGCAAATTTGGGTTGTACTAAGTTGGATCATAAGAACTACCTTCGAACCAAAAGGCAAAAAGCTATGGGACAAGGAGAAGCAGGTAAATTACTTGTTCAAATTgcctaataattttttatttagtcTTTGGAATGTGATTTTCTCATATTAAAAATAGCACATACATacttatttttggtattttctttcGGGAGTACTATTAgaatattttgagaaaaaaagagttgaagatccatctttcttttttGTGGTACAGTTGGATGTTAATGATATGATCACGAACATATTTTGGGCAGATTCTAAGATGATAATAGATTATGAGATTTTTGGAGATGTGCTTTCATTTGATACTACGTACCAGACAAATAAAGAGCATAAACCTTTGGCTAGTTTCGTTGGATTTAATAACCATAGAAAAATGATTGTTTTTGGAGGTGCACTGATGTATGATGAGACTTCAGAATCTTTTCAGTGATTGTTCGAAACATTTCTTAGAGCAATGTCTGGAAAAAacactaaaaattatttttacaaatCAGGATGTTGCTATGAGTAAGGCCATCTCATTCGTCATGCCTGAAGTTCATCATAGGTTGTGTGTTTGGCACATGGAACAAAATGCTGTAAAACACCTCAATCAAGTTTATAAAAGGTACGCTTCTTTCCGTGGTGATTTTAGAAAATGCATTTACGAGTATGAGGATGAAGGAGAATTTATAAATGCTTGAACTACTATGCTTGATGAATATAATCTTCATGAAAATGAATGGTTGCAAGGAATATATGCTTTGAGAGAAAAATTATTTGCAGCATATAGAAAGCAAACCTTTTCGGGTGGCATGAATAGCACACAATTAAGTGAGAGTTTGAATAGTGAATTAAAGGATTATTTGCAGTGTGATTATAATTTAGTACAGTTTTTTAAGCATTATGATATAGCAATTGAGGACAAAAGATATAATGAGTTGCAAGATACATGTGATGCATCACAACGGTTGCTAGTATTAAAAGCAAAGGTGCCAATTTTATTTCATGCTAGAGAGGTATATACACCAAATATTTTTTCGTTCAAGATGAATATATGAAGTCTTTAATAATCAAAGTGAATGGATGTGAGGAAAATAATTTTCCCATCATGTATAAAGTTAGCAAGTATGGGCACACTCGAGAGCATATTGTTAAGGTGACAGAGGCAGATCATATATCTTGTACTTGCATGAAGTTTGACTCTATGAGTATACTTTGTTGTCATACAATAAGAATTCTTGATGTGATAAGAGGAGTGGATAAAATTCCAGATGAGTATATTTTGAAAAGATGGACAAAAACTGCAAAAGTcgtaaatattaaagaaattgatgGGCAAGATATAGAGATCAAGGATTCAAAGCTAATCGTTGTGAATCGCTATAGAATCCTTTGTCCTATATTTGTTAGAATGGCAGCTAAAGCTTCTGAAACTGATGAAGGCTATAAGCTAGCGGCAACATGTGTAAATGAGTTAAGTACAAGATTGAAACAAATTATGGAGGTGACAGCTCCATCTCTCCATACTGCTGG belongs to Nicotiana tabacum cultivar K326 chromosome 6, ASM71507v2, whole genome shotgun sequence and includes:
- the LOC142182061 gene encoding protein FAR1-RELATED SEQUENCE 5-like → MDNFGESKCEATAEEVLQNNFQGSIDREPALGLEFDDDESAFNFYNEYARRIGFSVHKEYVNINNKLGYVTSQKAYMFQGGFRGDDRRKYQAKNSRKETRKGYQAHIVVTRQFVGKYHITKVELEHNHPLVPPTMIHMLSSHRNLNDVQTHEIDLAEDAGLFSKGTFDFMSFQAGGRANLGCTKLDHKNYLRTKRQKAMGQGEADSKMIIDYEIFGDVLSFDTTYQTNKEHKPLASFVGFNNHRKMIVFGGALMYDETSESFQ
- the LOC142182062 gene encoding protein FAR1-RELATED SEQUENCE 1-like produces the protein MKSLIIKVNGCEENNFPIMYKVSKYGHTREHIVKVTEADHISCTCMKFDSMSILCCHTIRILDVIRGVDKIPDEYILKRWTKTAKVVNIKEIDGQDIEIKDSKLIVVNRYRILCPIFVRMAAKASETDEGYKLAATCVNELSTRLKQIMEVTAPSLHTAGSTRDLPEENNDRDLLSRAKSFKKKDNTKRLKKRIKTSLEANSKSKKA